A region of Lepeophtheirus salmonis chromosome 13, UVic_Lsal_1.4, whole genome shotgun sequence DNA encodes the following proteins:
- the LOC121128192 gene encoding uncharacterized protein — MKISDCTKVPHVLVEVNLTNIGNITENPELAQPSPHEPISPISTSEIFHRPSHTLSVSGEEIGIVSIVLILWIAAIALFINRWGKIRLMEPYHPYIRPESNAEPLSDDTAGDGSRRMSSNPRASMDGTTIPQRRKSIFPGPITLEIPSTSPRNSMSSSQMDRRKSVLDLWTSQSAVQLRNMHDRRRSCLSDFSASRRESFFLHRRESYFSAQPTKLSPMSCHYNSNRSVSLHPYFYLNSKTPPTLRYTPASTEKSDKSSLSPPPLMDILPNYTSPIQNYPLEGEVVTQIQIHDEKDSLSNSSDQYYHQVNSKVMNRRYSINGLEDDEGDIQNEEEERDEVSVAYSHSDTRSSKVSEV; from the coding sequence AGCCAATTTCCCCTATTTCGACGTCAGAGATATTTCATCGACCTTCCCACACATTGAGCGTTAGTGGAGAAGAAATAGGAATTGTAAGCATTGTTTTAATACTATGGATCGCCGCCATAGCTCTTTTCATAAACCGCTGGGGGAAAATCCGTCTAATGGAACCATACCATCCATATATCCGACCTGAAAGCAATGCTGAACCACTTTCAGATGACACAGCTGGAGATGGCTCTCGTCGAATGTCCTCCAATCCAAGAGCATCCATGGATGGCACTACTATACcccaaagaagaaaaagtatatttcccGGACCCATAACGCTCGAAATACCCTCAACGTCACCCCGTAACTCAATGTCAAGCAGCCAAATGGATCGGAGAAAGAGCGTACTAGATCTATGGACGAGTCAATCCGCAGTTCAACTACGGAACATGCATGATCGAAGGCGGAGCTGTCTTTCAGACTTTTCAGCTAGTCGAAGGgaaagtttttttctacatcGTAGAGAGTCTTACTTCAGCGCTCAACCCACTAAACTAAGTCCAATGAGTTGTCACTACAACTCCAATCGATCCGTCTCACTTCATCCCTACTTTTATTTAAACAGTAAGACACCTCCGACTCTTAGATATACTCCAGCCTCAACAGAGAAGTCTGACAAGTCCTCCTTGTCACCCCCACCCCTCATGGATATCCTACCAAATTACACTTCCCCCATTCAGAATTATCCTCTTGAGGGAGAGGTTGTCACACAGATTCAAATCCATGACGAAAAAGACTCTCTTTCCAATTCATCGGATCAATACTATCACCAAGTAAATTCTAAAGTCATGAATCGACGCTACTCCATAAATGGACTCGAAGATGATGAAGGGGATATACAGAATGAGGAAGAGGAGAGGGATGAAGTATCAGTTGCATACTCTCACTCAGACACAAGGAGCTCCAAAGTTTCAGAAGTTTAg